A genomic window from Peromyscus maniculatus bairdii isolate BWxNUB_F1_BW_parent chromosome 1, HU_Pman_BW_mat_3.1, whole genome shotgun sequence includes:
- the LOC102916153 gene encoding olfactory receptor 10A7-like — MPPSWASPPWTNQSRSRELEFVLLGFSHVPSLRPMLAVLFLVAFLLTLLGNTLIFILTSLDPGLRAPMYFFLRHLALVEICFSLDVSPRLLVTLLQPGRGMFPISCALQLLLVLSLVTSECFLLTVMAWDRFLAICRPLRYGAIMSLRLCHLLAAACWLTGLPISVALTIWLFNFPFCGPRGIRHFLCDIPPLLSLVCADTRVFEASMFVITVLVIMVPFSLIATSYIMILAAVLRMPSASGRHKALSTCASHLIVVILFYGTTGVIHLRPKASYSPESKQVVSLSYTIVTPMLNPLIYSLRNKEVKDAFRRVFIQRRGTFIP, encoded by the coding sequence ATGCCACCCTCCTGGGCATCACCTCCCTGGACCAATCAGAGCCGCTCACGTGAGCTGGAGTTCGTGCTGCTGGGCTTCTCACACGTGCCCTCCCTGCGCCCAATGCTTGCAGTGCTCTTCCTGGTTGCCTTCCTGCTCACGTTGCTAGGCAACACGCTCATCTTCATTCTCACCAGCCTGGACCCAGGCCTGCGTgcacccatgtacttcttcctgcgCCATCTGGCACTGGTGGAGATCTGCTTCTCACTGGACGTTTCTCCCCGTCTGCTGGTGACCCTGCTGCAGCCTGGACGCGGGATGTTCCCCATAAGCTGTGCCCTACAGCTGCTTCTAGTGCTGTCCTTAGTCACATCCGAGTGTTTCCTCCTCACGGTCATGGCCTGGGACCGCTTCCTGGCCATTTGTAGGCCTCTGCGATATGGTGCCATCATGAGCTTGAGGCTGTGCCACCTGCTGGCTGCCGCCTGCTGGCTCACAGGATTACCAATATCTGTGGCCCTCACCATCTGGCTCTTTAACTTCCCATTCTGTGGGCCACGGGGCATCAGGCACTTCTTATGTGATATACCACCTCTGCTGAGCCTGGTGTGTGCAGACACCAGAGTCTTCGAGGCTAGTATGTTCGTTATCACAGTGTTAGTTATCATGGTTCCCTTTAGTCTTATAGCAACGTCCTACATCATGATTCTGGCTGCGGTCCTTCGGATGCCATCAGCGTCTGGGCGCCACAAGGCCCTGTCTACCTGTGCCTCCCACCTCATTGTGGTGATTCTGTTTTATGGCACAACTGGGGTCATCCATTTGCGCCCCAAGGCCAGCTACTCTCCTGAGAGCAAGCAAGTGGTGTCCCTGTCATACACCATTGTGACGCCCATGCTCAACCCTctcatctacagcctgaggaacaagGAGGTCAAGGATGCCTTCCGGCGTGTCTTCATTCAGAGACGAGGAACCTTTATCCCCTGA